One genomic region from Enterobacter hormaechei ATCC 49162 encodes:
- a CDS encoding metal-dependent hydrolase produces MPTVITHAAVPLCLGLGLGTKVIPPRLLFAGIVLAMLPDVDVLAFKFGVAYGNIFGHRGFTHSLLFAFILPILCVLAGRRWFRASLTRCWLFLTVSLLSHSLLDSITTGGKGVGWLWPWSDERFFAPWQVIKVAPFALSRYTTPYGHQVIISELLWVWLPGMVLMGVLWWKKRR; encoded by the coding sequence ATGCCTACCGTCATCACTCACGCTGCCGTTCCTCTGTGTCTGGGCTTAGGGCTCGGAACCAAAGTCATCCCACCCCGCCTGCTGTTTGCCGGGATCGTCCTCGCCATGCTGCCGGACGTCGACGTACTGGCGTTTAAATTCGGTGTCGCTTACGGCAACATTTTCGGCCATCGCGGTTTTACGCATTCGCTGCTGTTTGCCTTTATTTTGCCGATACTTTGCGTGCTGGCAGGCCGACGATGGTTCCGGGCCAGCCTGACGCGCTGCTGGCTGTTTTTAACCGTGTCGCTGCTGTCGCACAGCCTGCTGGATTCGATCACCACGGGCGGGAAAGGCGTCGGCTGGCTGTGGCCCTGGTCGGATGAACGTTTCTTTGCACCGTGGCAGGTGATCAAGGTCGCGCCGTTTGCACTGTCGCGCTATACCACCCCGTACGGGCATCAGGTAATCATTTCAGAACTGCTGTGGGTGTGGCTGCCGGGGATGGTGCTGATGGGGG